The Salvia miltiorrhiza cultivar Shanhuang (shh) chromosome 2, IMPLAD_Smil_shh, whole genome shotgun sequence DNA window GTCGCCGGTTCTCCAAGCCGCAACCGGTCGGCTACAACTGCAGCAGCAACAACCGATGCTCCTATTGGCACAACCCAACCAAAAGGGATGCTCGAATCCTTCTTTCTATTCAACGATTTGTCAGCATCACTTGCTCGCTTCTTCTTCCTACTCGGAGCACGATCGTCTCGAGATTCAGGAGTGATCAGTTGTGGTAGCGCGAGGGCTGCCGGCACCCAGTAATCATCGTCTGATGTCCGAGCAGTGGTTGTTGCTTGCTGTTTTCTGACTGCTGCAGCAGCTTTGAGCTTCTCGAGACTCGGCTGGGCGTCGTGTTTCCCCGTGCCTAGTCTCGAGTTGCGGATAGCTAGAGGAGCGGCATCTCCGGTGGGAGATCGCCAGTAGAGCCAGTTTGATATCATTTGAATGGCTTGCACAGCTGAGATCCTTGAAGAATTTTGAGGCTCGGAATCCTTGATTCAAACGAGAGATCATTGTGTCAAGTTATGaaactagagagagagagagaaaggtgtTGAAGCTGACCTTGGAGTGGCGTTTAGAAGCTTTATACCTAGCCTGGAATTTGTGGACCTCGTCGAAAACATCTGCTGTCCGTACACCTGCAGTGTTGCTTGCACCGATTCTAACACTGCCGCGGGGCTGCTTAGACATTACGAATTCAAGGGCAGGCAACTCGGATCTCTCCACAAATCtaccaagagagagagagagagcatttAATTTTGTGATGGATGCAAGAAGGGTTGTGGAAACAATTAAGTGGTTACGAGATGCAGTCGACTGGACAAGCGGCAATAGCATCGTTGATTTTGTGCTCGGGATCAGCCCATTGAGCCACCACTCTAGCTCTTCCGTACACGGATTCAACAGCAAATGTTTTCTGAGCGAATAATGCACATTTCAAGCACCCAACGCACTTCACTTCATCAACAAAAACCGCCCTTTCCTCACTTTCCGGACCAGACCATATCGAATATATAGGCCTCCCTGTGTACCCTTGTAGATCTGCCACTTTTGCAACCTCCTGACTCATTTAAGAACTAAACATCAAGTAGTGGTTAAGAAattagaaatgaaaatgaactgAGAGATGGAGAGGGAGAGACCCTATCGTAAGCCATGCGGGAGATGGGGTCGGAGAGAAGAGCATAGGCCTCGTTAAGGACGATGGCCATGTCGTGGCCGGGCGGGCCGGCTATGTCGGGATGGCACCGCTTCTGCAGCGCTCTATATGCCTCCTTTATCGCCCTCGTGTCGGAGGAGGAGTCGATGCCGAGGAGCTCGTACAGATTGAAGTCCGTCACCGCCAACTCTTGCGAATCTCTGCATGCTGATAACTTATTCTTACTTTGTCTTTTCGTATTGATGATCCTCTGCTGCCGGAAGAATAGATTTCCGATTCCTAACTCTATCGCTTTCGGATCGGTGTTCGGGATCAATGAAGAAGGAACGctatgaagaagaagagttgtAGAAGcgtgcattttcttttttttctttttttttggtgtgaaagatgatgaagatgaagggGAGGATGACCTGAGAGCTCTTGAGAAAGTTGAGTCTTCGGCTGGAAATGTTTGCACTTTTCCATTTTGTTACTCCTCTCTACAGATATTTTTATGCATATATTTATTAGATATTTTGAACCAAATTTCAGAAATAAAAGCAACAATTTGTCGCGCTGAAATGATATACACGTCAAAAGAAAATGTTAGTTATTACGAGTATGTCATGATGAATAGCTATACATAATAACTTATTGCTTCAATCTCATCTTGTTTTTTTATCttataaacaataaaaaaaaatataaaatgatcttactataatttattattttcaatataCTATCACTCCAattttatatctatttaatattttcttaataatattttttttgtaacttaTAATTCTTTCTCTATTTTGCAATTTCAATTGTCCAGACATATTAATAATTTGTAAATTCTTTACTTCTTATAAATTTTTGATgtattttatacatttattgaaaattcataAGCTGTCTAACCACTTTACCGATATCTCTAAAAAGGAACCAATTTACTAATAAAATGTCTATTTAATTCGGTAAACAACATCTGTTTATCGATAGATATTGTTGGGTGAGATTTCTACCACGTGGAGTAGCCAAGTACACAATTTACGTATTGGAGTCAAATGAGCACaacattttgttttttatttcattGCCTTAATCTATTGTTTATTATAAATAAGCCTTTTctcataaaatttaatttacctATTATATCCACCATATAtacttaattcaaaattaattttataatttaatatattatacatataatcaatctaaaaatatattaatatattttatattttaataattattatatagtaGTATTCATTAGAACTCTTCATCCACgtaaattagtactccctccgtcccacgatgcatgacacagtttttttttttttgtcccacgaagcttgacctatttttaaaaatgacaaaaaatttaccctttattcacattttcattttttcacctaccacacttaacacacaaaaatactaatttcttaatttcgtgccgaaaagaactaggtcatgcttcatgggatggagagagtattttatattatgtaaatttaataatttagaattataataattttattagaacTCTTCTAATGATTTTATTAGAAGTTTAATTTTTCTagaatttttgaaattaaaattaattgtataaagatgaaacttaaaaaataaacatgaatttcatatcaattttcttttctttttggtcatatttttttttctaataatgATAAAATTAGGTGATGCTTACTATCCAATAATTTTTCTAatctttttataataaatttagatgattattttttttcaattttatgatttttataatattaaaattttcaaaattatcgaataattagttcaaacaatatattaaaataataattaataaatgttaCTATAAAAtgcaataaaatataaatttacacttataaaaaattatttattaaaataattttttttaacgtaCAAATGCACATCATCTCGGCGAGTAGTATATAGAAAGAGATGTAATTTACGTTCAGAATACTACtacacttttttttaaaaaaaaattgtttttattGCATTAAAACAGAAATTTGAGACATGTTTGTGTATTAACCGacaattaattcaaaataaaataagtaagaatataaatatatcaaaataattatatgtaGAGTGCAGTAATAATCAAACAATTATATAGTTTGGCCCCGATATGAGTGCTGTGACAATGTTTAGTTGCTGAAGTTGAAGAACAAGTCCATACCATAAAAATGGAGATTTGATGCTTCCAACAAACTTGGACGCCACCCGCACCAGCTACATCAGATCTTCCGCTAGCAGCCGCCGCTCAACTGAGGGTCACTGTATACTACTCCACTACTGGTATCTCTAAATTCGATTGTCGCCCGTCTTTAAACAAATAAATGATTAAGAAGCCCATATCTTTAACAATATTGCATTTTGGACCCAACATAACAGTGCTCTTCTGGTTTTGCTTTGGTTGCTCCGCTGCTACAAACTAACACTCAGTTTGAAGCTTTTTCCCCTCTTTTCACTCTCCCTCTTGTCTGATTTGTGTTTTTCAATACTCAAATTCTGATTCCTACCCCGATATGACCTCTTTCTTCACGTAGATAAAACTACAATGTTCAAATATGAATTTATTGTGCAATCCAACTCTAACCTATGTGCCGACGCCATTGATTCAAAACCCCTCTAAAAGAACCAGCAAAATCCATTCTTGTCAACTTATTTCAACGACCCACAAAACCAGAAGAAGGTATTCCTTTGAATTCTACTTTTGGGcttatgtatgtgtgtgttttcCTATATTTGGGTATTTGTACTAATTCATGCTCTGAGTTTAGATGTGATTTGTATGACTTGCACAAGGAGGTGGTGCCATATGCAGAGGCGTGGTCGTGGCAGAAGGCCATTGTGACGGAGAGAAGAGCACTGAGTGACAGAAATGAAGATTTTTCGGACAGTTTGATTATCTTACAACACCACCCTGTTTACACCATGGGCACCGGCAGCTGTGACAATTACTTGAATTTTGATGTCAGCAATGCTCCTTTTGATTTGTACCGCACCGAAAGAGGTGGTGAAGTTACATATCATGGTCCTGGTCAGGTATCCTCTATTTACTTAATGCTTGCTCTTCAATATGTTTGCTACCAATGGAGAATTGTTTCTCATcttaaattcagcttattggCAACCCCATTTTTCATCTTCAATTGGTCAAATTTTGCGGAATTTCTCATCTTTCTAGTTATCACAATTCTTGTTATTTGAATAATGGATCTCCAAATGAAGACTTGTAGTCCGGGATGATTTTTTAGATTTCTTGGTGTCGCAGTTGGTTAGTGTTTTGTAATAATCTGACTTGTCAAAAAAGTTTGGAATTACTAAATTTTGTGAGGAATTTTCATTTTAGGTAGTGTGTGAATAGAACTTATATGATTAGTTTAATGCAAGagatatatatgtgtttaaTGGTAGATGTGGTGACCAAATGCAATCTAGAGGTGAGTGATAATGTTGATTCTTTGTTCTGATCAATCTGATTATTTCTATGTAGTTAGTCATGTATCCTATCATCAATCTCCGGTATTACAAGATGGATCTCCATTGGTACCTGAGGTCACTTGAAGAGGTGGTTATTCGGGCTATTTCTTCGACATTTTCTATTGAAGCTTCAAGAGTTGAGGGCTTAACTGGTGTTTGGGTTGGTATGTATTGTGATTTCAATTTCAGTTTCAATGTTTGTCTGGTCTATAAGGCACGTGGCCGTTTGTGTGGAAACACATAGTATTGATGTTTGTGTCAAGACATACGAAGGTCCACTTTAAATAGGATTCTCTGCATGATTGCATAGTGGGGGATGAAATTCATGGGGTCCGAACTTGAATGTGAgagtcattgtgattgcctttatGGGTTCATGTCTAATAATGGTGGGGGAATATAGTTTTACAGAACTATATGTAAAATTTTCTAAATATTCTTCGAGCTAAcagacaaaacaaaaaaattctcttcCGAGATGCATTGAACAGTAGGGGAAGACCATAAGATGAATCCTGATTTGTTTAATGACAAAACCCATTCAAATGCACAATAAAGAAAAGAGATATGTGATTTGCCTTGCGAAGATTGCATCTTTTCAAACAAGTAGAAAAAAGGAAAATCATTAAAGTCGCCTGCAGAACTAAGGATCTCTCTATTCTTATTTCTGATGATAGAAGTTTGATTACTTAAAAAGTTCTTGAAATTTTTGTGCTGCCTATGATAGACATGCTCTTAAAATATTCAACTGAAGGGAAAGCATAATCAGTCCTTATTTATTTCTAATAGTATTTCTATCGCATTTAGTTCATTAGGTGTTAGAACATTAAGCTCTCCTACATTGAATTTGTCACTAGGAATAGTTTCATGCCAGTGGCTCTTTAACAAGGTGATCAATAAATTAGAGACCCATGTTCTTGCAACTTTTTGGGTATTGTATAATTGAACTTTCGGTTCTATTGGCTGAATAAATTTTGTAGTGTCGAATGACTTGTCGTACTTGTTTTGCTGTGAAGTCCTGGAAACCATCTAGGATGTGATTCATTTGGCCTTAGCAATCTTTACTTGCATCTAAATATTCCAAGAAATTAGCATGGTTATTGGAAGATGTCTTGTCATTTCAGATTGTTGCTTCAGATATCTATTCACCATTCATATTTTGCTGGTGTATCAagcttttatataaattatgaaatttttgaaattccTGTTAATTGTTTACGCCTTTCATTCTTTTCCCTCAATTTGGTTTTCCATTCTTGAACTGAATGTTCCATCTATTACCATAAGCATCTTTCTTATCCTCTTTTTGCCACACATAAATTGATTTCCTATATTCGGTTTTTGGcctgaataatataaaatgtttGCATCTTCGACTGTTTCAGGTGACGCGAAATTAGCTGCCATTGGTATTAAAGTATCAAAATGGATAGCATATCATGGCTTGGCACTGAATGTCACCACAGACCTAACACCCTTTGATCAGATCGTCCCGTGTGGGATTAGGGATCGCCAAGTTGGGAGCATCAAGGGGCTTTTAAATGACAACAGGCACCGAGTTGAAGATTATGATCTCAATGATGATCAAGATTTGATGCACACTGCTTGTAAGTCGCTTGTTAAGGAGTTCTGTGACGTTTTCCAAATCGacttttgccaaaaatctttaCAAAGATCGGCTACTCAGAACTCCGTTGGCCTAGCATCTTGAAGAGGTGATACAAATGATTCAGGAAAGGGATTGAACAGTCGGCATTTCTGATTGTGTGTTTAATTTGCAGAATATACTGAGGAAGAAAGGGTTTGAGCAGATGCACACTGTTACTAACTATAAAGTTCAGTCTTTCTTTGTTACgtgaaagaataaataattttaaagatcaTGTGACGGAAAAATTTAGACCTACTGTTTTCCCGCGTGATCACACAATTTACTGGTGGAAAGGgtgaaaatagaaagaaaaattaaaaaagaggAAACAAACCACACTCTTCACTGGTGGAAAGGgtgaaaatagaaagaaaaattataaaagacGAAACAAACTACACTCGTGCAGTCGTTGCCTTGTATAGTTGTATGGGTTTTTGCTTGTGAGATAAACAGCGAATGTTGGAGCAGCTCTGTTTTTCTTCTCTTTGAAACAGTTTTGAGATGTATGAGAGGTTATGCACTAAAGTATCCTATATCTTTCAATATACCATGGTTCAGTGTAATTACTGATTACAATTTATTAGCCAATTaagatttataaaaaaaaaattcatttgcattttattaatttcaactttttttgcaatatattttaattttataatactATTAAAATAATGAACACGTATAATGAGACAGTTTAGACGTCCCATCAGAAATTTATGGTCATGAAACGTTCGGAAATTTTGAAGAAATTGTCATTAGTTCTCAGAATAAAACGCGTTATTTGTGAGAGTAAGGTTTCAAAATCACAAGAAGTACGTCTCAAATAAGTTGTAGATATTTTGAGGAAAGTGGTTTTGAGAAGTCCAACTAGTGTGGATAAGGCAGCACCCATCCTTTTTTCCTTTGTAATTCTAatctttcaatttttattatttttttttcttgtgaaAGAACGTCATTTAAATTGAAATGGCACAAGCTATAGCTTCCATGAGTTTCTTCTGCACACGTCCAATTCTCAAAGGCTTCATCACTCCTCTGCAAAAGAAAAACTGCCCTCTGAAATTCGGGGCCTCCAACTCGAACTTGAACTCGAATACAATTCAGTTCGCCATCGAAGCACTAGAAGAGATGGCCAAGAATCATATTCTTGCAGACTCAAACCATGTATTGGAACTAATGCAGTTGGCAGTCGACACGCAATCCATGGAGGGTGGAGATCGAATCTACGAATACATCATCAGATTCTCCTCCGGCTACAATGTTACAATTTTCAACCAATTGATCCACATGTATCTCAAGCTGGGAGATTACAGAAGAGGCGGCCGTATCTTCGAGCAGATGCTTTGCAGGAACATTGATTCCTGGAATATGATGATAACAGCGTTGGTGGAAAATGGAGAAGCAGAAGCAGCAATTCAAGTTTTCACCAGATTATCCAAAGAAGACGATAAACTTAAGCCCGACAAGACTACATTTGCCGCTGTTCTGAAAGCATGCGAATGTGTAGGAGATGTGGAGAGAGGGAGGGCATATTTTGCATCAATGAGCAAAGATTATGGCATCACTCCCTCCTCGGATCACTGCATGAGCTACGCAAATCTTGTAAGGAAATCCAACGAGAATGCAGCAGATGACGACGCCAGAGAGATCCTCTCTAGAATACCTGCAGCACAAGTTACACAGCAGCAGAAGGTAATAGGCAACAAGAGGATACAGCAGAGCCTTGTTTCTAGGAGAAATCAAGCACCCGCAGACAGAAGCATGGCTTATGACAAGCTTGTCTCGTTGAGCAAGAAGGCGAAGGAAGCTGGTTACATACCTGATACAAGGTATGTCCTCCATGACCTGGATCGTGAGGCGAAAGAGAGAGCCCTCCTTTATCACAGTGAAAGATTAGCCATTGCGTACGGGCTTATCAGCACGCCACCGGGGACTACGTTGAGAGTCATCAAGAACCTCAGGATTTGTGGAGACTGCCACAATTTCATCAAGATCCTGTCCA harbors:
- the LOC131010419 gene encoding chaperone protein dnaJ C76, chloroplastic; translation: MHASTTLLLHSVPSSLIPNTDPKAIELGIGNLFFRQQRIINTKRQSKNKLSACRDSQELAVTDFNLYELLGIDSSSDTRAIKEAYRALQKRCHPDIAGPPGHDMAIVLNEAYALLSDPISRMAYDREVAKVADLQGYTGRPIYSIWSGPESEERAVFVDEVKCVGCLKCALFAQKTFAVESVYGRARVVAQWADPEHKINDAIAACPVDCISFVERSELPALEFVMSKQPRGSVRIGASNTAGVRTADVFDEVHKFQARYKASKRHSKDSEPQNSSRISAVQAIQMISNWLYWRSPTGDAAPLAIRNSRLGTGKHDAQPSLEKLKAAAAVRKQQATTTARTSDDDYWVPAALALPQLITPESRDDRAPSRKKKRASDADKSLNRKKDSSIPFGWVVPIGASVVAAAVVADRLRLGEPATGLQEHIGGSVALAIVNSWWMQVGLAGVTWYLIAVYMLEIVEALRRK
- the LOC131010421 gene encoding octanoyltransferase LIP2p2, chloroplastic-like, giving the protein MNLLCNPTLTYVPTPLIQNPSKRTSKIHSCQLISTTHKTRRRCDLYDLHKEVVPYAEAWSWQKAIVTERRALSDRNEDFSDSLIILQHHPVYTMGTGSCDNYLNFDVSNAPFDLYRTERGGEVTYHGPGQLVMYPIINLRYYKMDLHWYLRSLEEVVIRAISSTFSIEASRVEGLTGVWVGDAKLAAIGIKVSKWIAYHGLALNVTTDLTPFDQIVPCGIRDRQVGSIKGLLNDNRHRVEDYDLNDDQDLMHTACKSLVKEFCDVFQIDFCQKSLQRSATQNSVGLAS
- the LOC131010422 gene encoding pentatricopeptide repeat-containing protein At2g15690, mitochondrial-like; the protein is MAQAIASMSFFCTRPILKGFITPLQKKNCPLKFGASNSNLNSNTIQFAIEALEEMAKNHILADSNHVLELMQLAVDTQSMEGGDRIYEYIIRFSSGYNVTIFNQLIHMYLKLGDYRRGGRIFEQMLCRNIDSWNMMITALVENGEAEAAIQVFTRLSKEDDKLKPDKTTFAAVLKACECVGDVERGRAYFASMSKDYGITPSSDHCMSYANLVRKSNENAADDDAREILSRIPAAQVTQQQKVIGNKRIQQSLVSRRNQAPADRSMAYDKLVSLSKKAKEAGYIPDTRYVLHDLDREAKERALLYHSERLAIAYGLISTPPGTTLRVIKNLRICGDCHNFIKILSTFEKREFIVRDNKRFHHFKDGECSCRDFW